A single genomic interval of Prionailurus viverrinus isolate Anna chromosome A2, UM_Priviv_1.0, whole genome shotgun sequence harbors:
- the LOC125149927 gene encoding putative gustatory receptor clone PTE01 → MLSQLRNVATFPSRVNTLFVNCMHPKYSHTDGFLYTCFCYVNSHLFSKSCLCSVEPDNLTDVLEFLLLGFSDDPERQPLTFSLFLSMYVVTMLGNLLIILAVSSDSHLHTPMYVFLSTLSVADIGFTSTTVPKVISDIQTHNRVISHVGCLIQLSFFNLFGCLDSVLLTVMAYDRFVAICYPLYYPVIMNPRLCRLLILVSFLISLLDSQLQCLIVSQLTFCTNVEVPHFFCDPPQLLKLSCNDTSTKKIFMYFIGAIFGGIPVSGIVFSYTRILSSVLRVPSTGGKYKAFSTCGSHLSVVCLFYGTGLGVYLGSTVSHSPRKDAVASMMYAVVAPMLNPFIYSLRNRDIKRALQRLLNRTA, encoded by the coding sequence ATGTTGTCACAACTGAGAAACGTTGCTACATTTCCCTCAAGGGTGAATACTTTATTTGTGAATTGCATGCATCCAAAGTATAGCCACACTGATGGATTCCTGTATACTTGTTTCTGTTATGTAAActctcatttattttccaaaagctGTCTCTGCTCTGTGGAACCAGATAATCTAACAGATGTGTTGGAGTTCCTCCTCCTGGGGTTCTCAGATGATCCAGAACGGCAGCCTCTAACCTTCAGCCTGTTCCTGTCCATGTATGTGGTCACCATGCTAGGGAATCTGCTCATCATCCTGGCTGTCAGCTCTGACTCCCACCTCCATACCCCCATGTATGTCTTCCTTTCCACCCTGTCCGTGGCTGACATCGGTTTCACATCTACCACAGTCCCAAAGGTGATTTCGGACATTCAGACTCATAACCGAGTGATCTCCCACGTGGGCTGCCTGattcagttgtctttttttaatctttttggcTGTTTGGACAGTGTACTCTTAACCGTGATGGCCTATGATCGATTTGTAGCTATTTGCTATCCTCTGTACTACCCAGTCATCATGAACCCCCGCCTCTGTCGCCTGCTGATTCTGGTGTCTTTTTTGATCAGCCTTCTGGACTCTCAGCTGCAATGCCTCATTGTGTCACAACTTACCTTCTGCACAAACGTGGAAGTTCCCCATTTCTTCTGTGACCCTCCTCAACTCCTCAAGCTTTCCTGTAATGATACTTCCACcaagaaaatattcatgtattttattgGTGCCATCTTTGGTGGTATTCCAGTCTCAGGGATCGTTTTCTCTTATACACGAATTCTTTCCTCCGTTCTGAGAGTCCCATCAACAGGTGGGAAGTAcaaagccttctccacctgtggctCTCACCTGTCagttgtttgcttattttatggAACAGGTCTTGGGGTGTACCTGGGATCGACTGTCTCACATTCTCCCAGGAAGGATGCAGTGGCCTCCATGATGTATGCTGTGGTTGCTCCCATGCTGAATcccttcatctacagcctgaggaacaggGACATCAAGAGGGCCTTGCAGAGGCTCCTTAACAGAACAGCCTAG
- the LOC125147946 gene encoding olfactory receptor 7D4-like yields MEPRNETNVSEFLLLGFSQDSEHQPILFGLFLSMYLVTVLGNLLIILAVSSDSHLHTPMYFFLSNLSFADICFTSTTVPKMLVNIQTQSKSITYAGCITQMYFFMVFGGMDTFLLTVMAYDRFVAICHPLHYTVIMNPWLCGLLVLVSWFISLSYSLIQSLLMLRLSFCTNWVIPHFYCELAQALMLACSDTLANHILLYIVTSFLGIVPFSGILFSYSRIASSILRIPSANGKYKTFSTCASHLSVVSLFYGTGLGVYLSSDASSWRGMIASLMYTVVTPMLNPFIYSLRNTDIKRALQKVLRITLYVQ; encoded by the coding sequence ATGGAACCAAGAAATGAAACGAATGTTTCAGAATTTTTACTCCTGGGATTTTCCCAAGACTCAGAGCATCAACCCATTCTATTTGGGCTATTCCTGTCCATGTACCTGGTCACCGTGCTCGGGAATCTGCTCATCATCCTGGCTGTCAGCTCTGACTctcacctccacacccccatgtacttcttcctctctaACTTGTCCTTTGCTGACATCTGCTTCACCTCTACCACCGTCCCTAAGATGCTGGTGAACATCCAAACACAGAGCAAATCCATCACCTATGCAGGCTGCATCACCCAGATgtattttttcatggtttttggAGGTATGGACACTTTTCTCCTCActgtgatggcctatgaccggTTTGTAGCCATCTGTCACCCCTTGCACTACACAGTCATCATGAACCCGTGGCTCTGTGGCCTCCTGGTTCTTGTGTCCTGGTTCATCAGCTTGTCATACTCCCTGATCCAGAGTCTCTTAATGTTGCGGCTGTCCTTCTGCACCAACTGGGTGATTCCACACTTTTACTGTGAACTTGCTCAGGCCCTCATGCTTGCCTGCTCAGACACATTGGCCAATCACATCCTGCTATATATTGTAACTAGCTTTCTTGGCATTGTTCCCTTCTCAGGGATCCTTTTCTCCTATAGCCGAATTGCCTCCTCAATCCTGAGAATCCCATCAGCTAATGGGAAGTATAAGACATTTTCCACCTGTGCATCTCACTTGTCTGTGGTTTCTTTGTTCTATGGGACAGGGCTTGGTGTGTATCTCAGTTCTGACGCATCTTCCTGGAGGGGCATGATTGCCTCATTGATGTACACCGTGGTCACCCCAATGCTGAATCCCTTCATCTACAGCCTGCGGAACACGGACATCAAGAGGGCTTTACAAAAAGTTCTCAGGATAACACTCTATGTTCAGTGA
- the LOC125149968 gene encoding LOW QUALITY PROTEIN: olfactory receptor 7E24-like (The sequence of the model RefSeq protein was modified relative to this genomic sequence to represent the inferred CDS: deleted 1 base in 1 codon): MSLHLFCLFNTLFLFKRCPIFMEPQNLTGVSEFFLMGLSDDLELQPLLFGLFLSMYLVTVLGNLLIILAVSSDPHLYTPMYFFLSTLSLADIGFSTTTIPKMLLNIQTHSRSITYAECLTQVSFFFLFGCLDNLLLAVMAYDRFVAICHPLHYPVIMNPCLCGFLVLVSFFSSLLDSQIHYLMVSQRTFCTSVEIHHFFCDAPQLLHLACSDTSINTILMYFVGAIFGGIPLSGILCSYTRIVSSILRVPSTGGKYKAFSTCGSHLSVVCLFYGTGLGIYLSSSVSPSPRKGAVASVMSTVVTPMLNPFIYSLRNKVIKRALWGIISRTD, from the exons ATGTCTCTacacttgttttgtttattcaacacTCTCTTCTTATTCAAGAGGTGTCCCATCTTCATGGAACCACAGAATCTAACTGGTGTCTCAGAATTCTTCCTCATGGGACTCTCAGATGACCTGGAACTACAGCCCCTTCTCTTTGGGCTGTTCCTGTCCATGTACCTGGTCACTGTGCTggggaacctgctcatcatcctgGCTGTCAGCTCTGACCCCCACCTCTAcacacccatgtacttcttcctttccacccTGTCCTTGGCTGACATTGGTTTCAGCACCACTACGATCCCCAAGATGCTGTTGAACATTCAAACACACAGTAGATCTATCACCTATGCAGAGTGCCTAACTcaggtgtcc tttttttttctatttggatgTTTGGACAATCTACTCCTGGCTGTGATGGCATATGACAGGTTTGTGGCCATTTGTCACCCCCTGCACTACCCAGTCATCATGAACCCATGCCTCTGTGGCTTTTTGGTCCTCGTGTCATTTTTCAGCAGCCTTTTGGACTCTCAGATTCACTATTTGATGGTGTCACAACGTACCTTCTGCACAAGTGTGGAAATTCATCATTTCTTTTGTGATGCACCTCAGCTTCTCCACCTTGCCTGTTCTGATACCTCCATCAATACCATACTAATGTATTTCGTGGGGGCCATTTTTGGTGGCATTCCACTCTCAGGGATCCTTTGCTCTTATACTCGAATTGTTTCCTCCATTCTGAGAGTCCCATCAACAGGCGGGAAGTACAAAGCCTTTTCTACCTGTGGCTCTCACCTATcagttgtttgcttgttttacgGAACAGGTCTTGGGATATACCTCAGTtcatctgtctccccctcccctaggAAGGGTGCAGTGGCGTCGGTGATGTCCACTGTGGTCACCCCAatgctgaaccccttcatctacagcctgagAAACAAGGTTATCAAGAGAGCCCTGTGGGGGATTATCAGCAGGACAGACTAA